In Gossypium raimondii isolate GPD5lz chromosome 12, ASM2569854v1, whole genome shotgun sequence, a single window of DNA contains:
- the LOC105761944 gene encoding uncharacterized protein LOC105761944, with product MPEFEKYNGTSCPKAHITMSCKRMTGYVNNDQLLIHCFQDSLVGAASKWYNQLSHTKIGSWRDLAQAFMKQYSHVTDMTPDRITLQNMEKKSGESFRQYAQRWREVAIQVQPPLLERETTMLFINTLKAPFITHMLGSATKSFSDIIMNGEMIENAIRNGKIEARESNKRPASRRKKNEGTEKPQFTSILMSYKELYQKLFNAHVVSPFYLSPLQPPYPNWYDTNAQCDYHARITGHSIENCTAFKKVVERLISIGVVKFDDSPNAKNLLPNHADKGVNMMSESRGEKVKNNIAEVKTPLKWVWREMAKRGLVISDSEKRYEDESYCEFHREVGHEIQECEGFKDLAQSMMDNKEMRFYEEVEDERNICVSELAMKTRETNHPVVIISCPRSNESRVQITPKIVIQKPSNFPHKDNKMVPWNYGCTVTILRKEVERNQEIGSYTRNGKRYDAQAESSREENWKKEQKKGKAVEVESLPALISTLALLLSSEAHRNALLKVLNETYVADDISVNKLDRLANNISVDNFIFFSDDEILSGGRGSTKALHVTARCKEYILPGVLIDNGSALSVLPLSTLSRLPVDNSHMKACQSIVKAFDGTEKRVIGRIEEGHGYTQPEQYLHRYTRRKQNSVPKISRTTEMGLRLMIGRGASPGKRLGKYLQGKIEAPMLKEKFDSYGLGYKPDMK from the exons atgcctgaatttgagaaatataatggaacTAGCTGCCCCAAAGCCCACATCACTATGTCCTGTAAAAGGATGACTGGCTACGTTAACAACGATCAGTTGTTAATCCACTGTTTCCAAGACAGTTTGGTGggggcagcatctaaatggtacaatcaattaagTCATACCAaaattggttcatggagggacctagcacagGCATTTATGAAACAATACAGTCATGTAACGGATATGACCCCCGATAGAATTACACtacaaaatatggagaagaaaTCGGGTGAGAGTTTCAGACAGTatgcacaaagatggagggaagttGCCATCCAAGTCCAACCACCGCTCCTAGAAAGAGAGACCACAATGCTCTTTATCAATACCTTaaaagccccgttcatcacgCACATGCTAGGAAGTGCAACAAAAAGTTTCTCAGATATAAtaatgaatggtgaaatgattgagaatgccatAAGAAATGGGAAAATAGAAGCAAGAGAGAGTAACAAAAGGCCAGCCTCGAGAAGGAAGAAAAATGAG GGTACTGAGAAGCCCCAGTTCACGTCGATTCTGATGTCAtacaaggagctgtatcagaaGTTGTTCAATGCGCACGTTGTCTCTCCCTTTTACTTAAGCCCTTtgcaacctccgtatcccaattGGTATGAtacgaacgcacaatgtgattaCCATGCGAGAATTAcagggcactcaatagagaattgcacgGCTTTCAAGAAGGTAGTTGAGAGGCTCATTAGCATAGGAGTCGTCAAATTTGACGACTCACCTAACGCAAAAAATCTGTTGCCTAATCATGCTGATAAGGGGGTGAATATGATGAGTGAAAGCAGAGGAGAAAAAGTCAAGAACAACATTGCTGAAGTAAAAACCCCATTGAAATGGGTTTGGAGAGAGATGGCAAAGAGGGGGCTAGTTATTTCAGATTCTGAAAAAAGGTATGAGGATGAAAGCTATTGTGAATTCCACCGTGAGGTAGGACATGAGATTCAAGAATGTGAGGGATTTAAGGATCTGGCCCAAAGCATGATGGATAATAAGGAAATGAGGTTTTATGAAGAAGTAGAGGATGAAAGAAATATTTGCGTATCAGAGTTGGCAATGAAGACTAGGGAAACGAATCATCCTGTGGTCATCATTTCATGCCCTCGGAGTAATGAGTCTAGGGTCCAGataacaccaaaaattgtaatccAGAAACCATCGAATTTCCCACACAAGGATAACAAAATGGTGCCGTGGAATTATGGATGTACCGTGACAATTTTGAGAAAAGAAGTAGAAAGAAATCAGGAAATAGGTTCTTACACACGCAATGGGAAGCGATATGACGCTCAGGCAGAATCGTCAAGAGAAGAGAATTGGAAGAAAGAGCAAAAGAAAGGGAAGGCCGTGGAAGTTGAGTCCTTG CCGGCCCTTATTTCTACATTAGCTTTGCTCTTAAGTTCAGAAGCACATCGAAATGCACTATTGAAAGTACTAAACGAAACATATGTGGCGGATGATATTTCGGTGAACAAGCTGGATCGGTTGGCCAACAATATAAGTGttgacaattttatcttcttcagtGATGACGAAATACTATCTGGAGGAAGAGGTTCTACTAAAGCCCTGCACGTTACTGCCCGATGCAAAGAATACATACTCCCGGGGGTCCTGATTGATAACGGATCTGCACTAAGCGTATTGCCTTTATCTACTCTTAGTAGGTTACCGGTGGACAATTCACACATGAAAGCGTGCCAGAGCATAGTAAAGGCATTTGATGGAACGGAAAAGAGGGTTATTGGGAGAATTGAG GAAGGCCATGGATACACTCAGCCGGAGCAGTACCTTCATCGCTACACCAGAAG